A genomic stretch from Prochlorococcus marinus str. MIT 9312 includes:
- a CDS encoding phosphoglucomutase/phosphomannomutase family protein, whose protein sequence is MAGETLDNIKFGTDGWRGIIGFDFNISNLSRVVVAACQELHYQFHKEVNSKKILIGYDRRFMAIEFAKQIVPFVKGCGFEPILSNSFVTTPSCSFYAKEMNCLGALVITASHNPYNWLGLKIKSFNGCSVDESFTTEIEKRLMLGNAIDKLEDSYEIADVKKLHLDRIKSLFDIEFIANQLKKMNMRIFVDSMHGSAAKCIAEIFGGNDSEVVSEIREDADPFFGGNPPEPLLNYLDDLNETLIKNSKNEVKTLGIIFDGDGDRIAAIDEKGRYCSTQDLLPYFISYLGEINHNSYPVLKTVSGSDIIKNISESQNRDVFELPVGFKYIAEKMIKEKIFIGGEESGGVGFGNFMPERDALYAAIVLLNGIAEKSQYLYETLDEIQKDFGPSVYKRIDIKFPNQSEKNNVKEFIIDNIPENINNHKLKSISKIDGIKLRIDKNFWLLFRFSGTEPLLRLYCEAPKESYLDELLEWGQVFINLAGK, encoded by the coding sequence TTGGCAGGTGAAACATTAGATAACATAAAATTTGGAACTGATGGGTGGAGAGGAATTATTGGATTTGATTTTAATATTTCCAATCTTTCAAGGGTTGTAGTGGCGGCATGCCAGGAGTTGCATTATCAATTTCATAAAGAAGTTAATTCAAAGAAAATTTTAATTGGATATGATCGTAGATTTATGGCAATTGAATTTGCCAAGCAAATAGTTCCTTTCGTAAAAGGATGTGGTTTTGAACCTATCTTGTCTAATAGTTTTGTTACAACGCCTTCTTGTAGTTTTTATGCTAAAGAAATGAATTGTTTGGGAGCTTTAGTTATTACAGCAAGTCATAATCCATACAATTGGTTGGGTCTAAAAATAAAAAGTTTTAATGGATGTTCTGTTGATGAATCTTTTACAACTGAAATTGAAAAAAGATTAATGCTTGGTAATGCAATTGATAAACTAGAGGATTCATATGAAATTGCGGATGTTAAGAAGTTACATTTAGATAGAATTAAATCTCTTTTTGATATTGAATTTATTGCTAATCAATTGAAAAAAATGAATATGAGGATTTTTGTCGATTCTATGCATGGTTCAGCTGCAAAATGCATAGCTGAGATTTTTGGTGGTAATGATTCAGAAGTAGTTTCAGAAATTAGAGAAGATGCTGATCCTTTTTTTGGAGGAAATCCTCCCGAGCCTCTTTTAAATTATTTAGATGACTTAAATGAAACACTTATAAAAAATTCAAAAAATGAAGTAAAAACTTTAGGAATTATATTTGATGGAGATGGTGACAGAATTGCGGCAATTGATGAAAAAGGTAGATACTGTAGTACACAAGATTTATTACCATACTTTATTAGCTATTTGGGAGAAATTAACCATAATTCTTATCCAGTTTTAAAGACTGTTAGTGGTTCAGATATTATTAAAAATATATCAGAGAGCCAAAATAGAGATGTTTTTGAACTTCCAGTTGGCTTTAAATATATTGCTGAAAAAATGATTAAAGAGAAAATATTTATTGGAGGAGAGGAATCTGGGGGAGTTGGTTTTGGTAACTTTATGCCTGAAAGAGATGCTCTATATGCAGCGATAGTTTTATTAAATGGAATTGCTGAAAAATCTCAATATTTATATGAAACTTTAGATGAAATTCAAAAAGATTTTGGACCAAGTGTTTATAAAAGAATTGATATTAAATTTCCAAATCAGTCAGAAAAAAATAACGTAAAAGAATTTATCATAGATAATATTCCTGAGAATATTAATAATCACAAGTTAAAAAGTATCTCAAAGATTGATGGAATAAAGTTGAGAATTGATAAAAATTTTTGGCTTCTTTTTAGGTTTTCAGGAACGGAACCTCTTTTAAGGTTATATTGTGAAGCACCAAAAGAATCTTATTTAGATGAGTTATTAGAGTGGGGTCAAGTATTTATAAATTTGGCAGGAAAATAA